The window attttagccGACTTTAATTTTTGACGAATGAAAATCCTCAGGaaactttcatgtttttgtctttttttttttttgtatcattgaagatccactccaaagaaaatgctattttttgtgtttttcacatcctgttgtagcatttttctaatgtttgCTCCAAAAAATAACCCTAAAATATAttccaacatgaaaaatatctatttaaatAACAAAGGTGTGCCTTTACGCGCACCTAACAAGGAATCAACACAGCTCCTGTCTTTGGAAGCTCCTGCTCTGCGCCCGGGGGCCCCTGTGGGAGGGGCCGCTGAGTCCAGAGGAGAGAGGAGCTCGTCAGACACGCGGGTTCCGCGCGCCTCTTCTCATGTGGACCCGGCTTTACAGGCAATCGAGCGCGTGCCTTAAGCTCCGCGTGTGCATGCgccttgggggggggggggNNNNNNNNNNNNNNNNNNNNGAGGCGCGCTGAGACGTGCGCTCTTGGAGGAATCCCTGAGCTGGAGGCGCACTAATGCTCGCGCGCCACCCGGACGCGTGGAGAGTCCGTTTCCACAAACCCAGCAGGAGCTCCTTTCCATCCGCGCGGTAACACCTGAGAACACCTGGAGGTTCCGCAGGGCTGTAGGGTGGGGGGAGCTGAGCGGAGGCACCATGAGCCGGGGGAGCCGGCGCTGGATGTCCCGCTTCTTCCTGTGCCTCGGATTAATCTACCTGAAAATTGGGTAAGCCTTTATTTCAATGAACATGAAGTTTGGTGCAATAGTGTCTGATCTGTGACCCCCCNNNNNNNNNNTGCGCAGAGAACCGGAGGCAGCTCTGCGTAAAAGTGCCGAAGGAAGTTTAACCCTCCTCTCCCCTCCCACAGGGGGCTTTGGTCGGTGGTCGCGCTGGGAGCCAGCATCATCTGCAACAAAATCCCCGGTTTGGCCCCCCGTCAGAGGACGATCTGCCAGAGCCGGCCCGACGCCATCATCGTGATGGGGGAGGGCGTGCAGATGGGCATCCGGGAGTGCCAGTTCCAGTTCAGGCACGGGCGCTGGAACTGCTCGGCCCTGGGGGAGAGGACAGTGTTTGGGAGAGAGCTCAAAGTGGGTATGTAGCACGCGCGGGCTTCCGTCCTGCATGCGCGCAAAGCCCTGATGCGACTGAGATTCAGCCCAAAAATGGGCCCAAAGTTTTATTTGTCAcgaaaactgaaagaaaacataataaaatgggacaaaaatgtttttttccccccccaGAAATACTTGAAATGCAcgaatagaataaaatgtatgaaatcCAAATACAGAAACAGCAGCTTATAAATCaatgtttacaaaataatttcttaaagttttgacttaaaacatttttctctcaaaaacTAGCAGTTctggattagaaaaaaatcaattttaagacCAAAGAGGCAAGATAATCAGAACCCTGTGGGACACCACAACCAACTGGATGAATATGAAACACAGCACAGTATGTTGgattgaattgatttaaacaGAGCAGCACCTTCATCCAAACTGTAATTTACAAGCTTCAAGATGCAACTGGTGTGTAATACTCCTGTTTGTAGTGAATCCCAGCTAAGAAGTTTTCATCAGATCACCATTTCTTAAACAATTGCAGCATTATCTCTGGGATAAAAGGACACAAGTGGGTCAGATTAAACACCAATAGTCTTGTTTGggagttttcaaaataattactttaaaggctcaatctgatttaaaaaaaatcatgtttttggtgtttttgtggcattattctcatgatggaggacatgaggaaaatgaagcttaTTATAGTAAAAACTGCACTTCTGagtatctctttattcaaattgttgtgaatatgGGGCAGACGAgtaaatgccatttgaaaaggTTTGTGGATGTGATGTCAGTGgtacagtgggcggggccaaaagGTCCCTaatccgctccattctgatacatccactagATCTAACTCATTCGttctcctcatctgagctggaatcgggatcagaactgtacggctggatagctccaacagtGCACACCATTTTTACTTAACCAGTAATGTTacgttgggggtgtgaggggctgtaagctaaatcAGTAAACAGAAAGATGACAATtctcaacagtcccgcccacaactcggcagcaaatttctaatcaactactgaatctctgcagaaactatgtcgtaAGAAACAgctcaggttttttattttgcctaaaaatggcctaattttagttgaaagaccaccaggaatgcttttaaaatagattttttttaaaaaaaacgatcAGAGTGGGCAAATTTTCACATCAGCCAGTATCAAGATTTCTGctaaaaatatctataaaaaaattCTCCTTTGATTATGATCGATGACTCAGTGCGTCTGACGCAATATTTGCAAATCGCAGAGACTgacaaaaaatgtgctttaagctTATAAAGCAGTAAATGATGCTACTTCATTTATTCAACACATcagtaaatattttgtttccaaATTGAAAAGATTAGTCTGGGGGTTCTCCTTGaggaaaaaattcaaattagagccctttaaatgcattttccaGGCATCTGGGGGATTATTTCAGTTGATTTGAAAGCAGTAGAGAAGAGGGATTTAGTGCTTAACTTCTACTCTGTCACTGCTGACAACTATGATTTCCCCCAACCTGGTTTCCTGTGGCTGCTATCTATGACACAACTTCCAAAACCTTAGAGGAGGAGCTCCTGAAGGGCCTTTGTTTATAGAGTAAACTTACTAGTAACACCATCATGAAACGTCTCTTTTTTATCTTAGCTCAAATAAGTTGTTGAAAAAGTCCTCCTTTATTTACCGCCTCACGAGGAGAGCTGTCAGTCACCTGTAGTCTGAACCTGCTGAAATGAATGAGaattagtctattttttatcgACTGGGGGGgatttttgacagaaaaggCGCCTCTTCTTAATTCGGCCTCCAGGTgattcatttttagaagaaagcACACAGACACTCCTAAAGTTGCACTCACAAAGGATTCATAACTGCTATTattattaaacacttttttccccactaccattgttcaaacgcaatgcattgtggtctatatttgctactGTAGTGAGGATCGCACACTGGTTtatcacaaagacttctgggaaatttctataTTTTGGAGTTGTAGATTGCGACAGCTCTACAAAAAGGCGAATGCACTTTATAGTGAGTAGAGAAGAAATTTGTGAAGGAATTTtctgaaaagaagaagaaaatccttttttatttaagattatgGGTCACTGATCTTAAAGCTGtaagcaagttttttttctcatttattcttttactCTTACGTAAACACGTTTTTTACCTCAACTTTGGTGATTTTAGTTTGAAGTAGAAGTCtgtcaagcttttttttctgatacaACCAACTTCCAGTGTACAATTGAAAAATCTGAATCATTTCTGCAtttctaaaaagtttaattttgtcaGATGGTTGCTAAAACTAAATAATGGGAAATAAGaggtaaaatgtaaagaaagttACTCTTGCTCTAAAGGGCTTATTagattaaactaaataaatcaaagtatgAAAATTAATCCTAAAACATGAATAGTTGCTGTTGGATTTATTTCACTTGCAAAGCTTTATTGAgacatttcaaaaaatataagttAGGATGAAAACagaagtcaatatttttttaaatatgcatgaaaaatcaattattttaatatttaatcaataGATTGTCGAacaaacagaatatttattacttttagcTCTGGGatgactttgtgtttttgatgtccTGTGCACTAGTAAcacgtttgtgtgtgttttagtaTGTCTTCATGTGTATGTTAGGGTTTCTTCATGTTAATCACATTAGTGTGTCTTTTTGTTAGGAGAGGTGTCTGTTTTGTGTGCGTTACAAATGAGTGCAGTCTTGATTGTCAGCTGGGAGGTCACTCATCAGAGCAGGTTCATAAGATTGAGTGGACCGGGCATctgtctccgcccctttttaaaaattatgctgCAAATATTTCCTAAGAAAACGGAGCCACAGTCTTAAAGGAGAGCCCACTATAGCTTCTTTACCCAACAGTAAGCGCTGCCTTGCAGCTGCAGGCTTCTCCTCTGCTGACGCGTCTGcgatgtttgtgtgtttgcagcttAACTCTTGCATAAATAGTGGAGATAAAGTGGACAGTGATTGTTGAAAATTGCTACGAACGCTCAAAAAGCAGTGCAGAGGAGACATCCCTCCGAGGTACTTGGCCTCTGACATTTGGACAGATGTCTGTGAGTCTGAAGCCAAGGCTCTGCTGTTGGTGGGAAAACAAGCCTCAGACTCGACGGTGTTTGTGGAATAAGGCTGGAGGCGATGCTTGTTCCAGAGACGACACCATTTCCCAACAATCCCGTACTCTGGAAGGTCCTCGGAGACGCTGCGAGCGCCTCTGAAGCGTGTCGGCAGTGAAAGTCGGCGCATCCGACGCACTTTCAACAATTACAGTCTGAACGACTCCAGAGTGTTCTTCGTGTTTTCACAGTCTGCTTTAACGGGATGCACACAGACAACGGCTACAAGATACACAAACCTGTGCCTGCCTTTCACCCACCCCGAGCTGCACCTCTATGCATGTTCATAAATTACCACCTCCCCTCCCATAACCTTCAAGTTCAGACTTGTACATTCTTCTTAGTTTACAAATTTACCTCCAGGTTCTGTAGCTTTGGCAATAggcacctttaaaaaaatgattttagtcTGGTGTTTCAAGATTAAAGTCTGTGGAGAAAAAAACGATGccaaatagtttatttatgcTGCATAGATTAAAAAAGGGTGCCCAAATTTAGATAAAGGAGCACATAGTTTAGGTCCAACTGCCCTGAGTGCATTGTTTTGTCTCAGTGAAGTGAAACTGATAAATACCACAACTCATAAAATCTAAAGTGCTGCTAGCAGAAGTTTGGCTTTGGCCTGAGATCCTCCCCGCCGACCAGCCTGACCTCCTCAGGTATGAGTGTGAGGGCTGACCTGCTCTCTCTGTCAACCTGCAGAGGCTGCAACCTCCACTTTTTTTAGATAATCAATCTGTCAGATGCTTTGCTGCCATCTGAGCTCCAGAAACGTGCTCTGAACATGTCAGGAGAAAGCAGCTTCTTCACCGGTTGGTTGTGGAGTTTCTGCACAAGCTGCAGATGAGCTGAAGCACTCAGAATGAGGAGGTGAAAGTCTCCCCTCACGGAAAATCCTGCTGCTTTCTCCAACTGTCATAGATCAAATATTCAATATTCACATTCCACAAGCTGTTAGTTTGACCATAAGTATTAAATTATAGAGCTATAAATCACCCTGCAGTTCAGATATGTTCTCCTTGCTTGACTTGATTACTCCTACGTCAGACTTTCTACACGGTTGGGCTGAGAGTTTGTCTGCCTATAAAACACTTGATTAATGCATCGACTTGTGTTTCATGATCTGCTTTAAATCTGCTATGCCAAATATGTGAGGAGGCCTGACGGCGCCTGCAGGAAGGAATCCTGTTGTCTGCTCCTGTGATTGAAGGAGTTTCTTTCTCCACCGCAGGCAGTAAGGAAGCTGCTTTCACCTACGCTGTCATCGCTGCAGGGATTGCACACGCAGTCACCGCCGCCTGCACGCGGGGGGGCCTGAGCGGCTGCGACTGCGACCAGGACAAGCAGGGTCTCTACA is drawn from Oryzias melastigma strain HK-1 linkage group LG5, ASM292280v2, whole genome shotgun sequence and contains these coding sequences:
- the wnt7aa gene encoding wingless-type MMTV integration site family, member 7Aa isoform X1 (The sequence of the model RefSeq protein was modified relative to this genomic sequence to represent the inferred CDS: added 37 bases not found in genome assembly) → MWTRLYRQSSACLKLRVCMRLGGQIPTEHALPEKGRGALRRALLEESLSWRRTNARAPPGRVESPFPQTQQELLSIRAVTPENTWRFRRAVGWGELSGGTMSRGSRRWMSRFFLCLGLIYLKIGGLWSVVALGASIICNKIPGLAPRQRTICQSRPDAIIVMGEGVQMGIRECQFQFRHGRWNCSALGERTVFGRELKVGSKEAAFTYAVIAAGIAHAVTAACTRGGLSGCDCDQDKQGLYNQEEGWKWGGCSADVRYGLSFSKVFVDAREVKQNARTLMNLHNNEVGRKVLEKAMRLECKCHGVSGSCTTKTCWTTLPKFRQLGHILKEKYQQAVHVEPVRARRNKRPAFLKVRKSHLYHKPKDTELVYIEKSPSYCEADSVMDSTGTQGRLCNRTAQQPDSCASMCCGRGYDTHQYSRVWQCNCKFLWCCSVRCNTCSARTEVYTCK